A single Thermaerobacter sp. FW80 DNA region contains:
- a CDS encoding YicC/YloC family endoribonuclease encodes MGVVRSMTGFGRASAQSGQYRLGVEVRTVNHRFLDVAVRLPREYAGLEERIRRAVAQHIERGRVDVSVRVDRLTSPVRAIHVDRELAHAYYEALKELRRSLRLPGSIDVDMLLGLPDILRVEHAEDDVDALWGDLEPALAEALGQVVAMREAEGRVLTRDLEERAARVERQVEAIAGRAPAVVEAYHRRLQARLEEWGLQAVDPQRIAAEVALMAERSDISEECVRLRSHCRQFRALLAGGGPVGRRLEFLLQEMHREITTIGAKAGDLEIAGRVVDVKAELEKMREQVQNVE; translated from the coding sequence ATGGGCGTGGTCCGCAGCATGACGGGGTTTGGGCGCGCCAGCGCCCAATCGGGGCAGTACCGGCTGGGGGTGGAGGTCCGCACGGTCAACCACCGCTTTCTCGACGTGGCCGTGCGACTCCCGCGGGAGTACGCCGGCCTCGAAGAGAGGATCCGGCGTGCGGTGGCGCAGCACATCGAACGCGGGCGTGTCGACGTGTCCGTGCGCGTGGATCGCCTGACATCGCCCGTCAGGGCGATTCACGTTGACAGGGAACTGGCGCACGCGTATTATGAGGCGTTGAAGGAGCTGCGGCGGTCCTTGCGCCTGCCGGGCAGCATCGACGTCGACATGCTGCTCGGCCTCCCCGACATCCTGCGGGTGGAGCATGCCGAGGACGACGTGGATGCCCTGTGGGGCGACCTGGAGCCGGCCCTGGCCGAGGCGCTGGGACAGGTGGTCGCCATGCGCGAGGCCGAGGGCCGCGTCCTCACCCGCGACCTGGAAGAACGCGCCGCCCGGGTGGAGCGCCAGGTGGAGGCCATCGCGGGGCGGGCGCCGGCGGTGGTGGAGGCCTATCACCGGCGACTGCAGGCCCGGCTCGAGGAGTGGGGCCTCCAGGCCGTCGACCCCCAGCGGATCGCCGCCGAGGTGGCGTTGATGGCCGAGCGCAGCGACATCAGCGAGGAGTGCGTCCGGCTGCGCAGCCACTGCCGTCAGTTCCGGGCGCTGCTGGCGGGGGGCGGTCCGGTGGGACGGCGCCTGGAGTTCCTGCTGCAGGAGATGCACCGCGAGATCACCACCATCGGGGCCAAGGCCGGGGACCTGGAGATCGCGGGTCGGGTGGTCGACGTGAAGGCCGAGCTGGAGAAGATGCGGGAGCAGGTGCAGAACGTGGAGTGA
- the remA gene encoding extracellular matrix/biofilm regulator RemA has translation MDIKLVNIGFGNIVSAHRIVAIVSPESAPIKRMVSEARDDGRLIDATYGRRTRAVIIADSNHIILSAVQPETVAHRLLSAREGE, from the coding sequence ATGGACATCAAGCTGGTCAACATCGGCTTCGGCAACATCGTCTCGGCCCATCGCATCGTCGCCATCGTCAGCCCGGAGTCCGCGCCCATCAAGCGCATGGTCAGCGAGGCGCGCGACGACGGGCGGCTCATCGACGCGACCTACGGGCGACGGACGCGGGCGGTGATCATCGCCGACAGCAACCACATCATCCTGTCGGCCGTCCAGCCCGAGACGGTGGCCCATCGCCTGCTCAGCGCGCGTGAGGGCGAGTGA
- the gmk gene encoding guanylate kinase, which translates to MEAGRRDAARTGRRRSDGDPWPGLMIVLSAPSGAGKGTIRERLQQRLPDLLYAVSVTTRPRRPHEVDGVDYHFVTPEEFQRLVEAGELVEWARVYGNYYGTPREPMETWLREGRDVICEKDVQGALKLMDIYPEAVYIFAMPPSLAELKRRLERRGTESPEARRQRLASADMEMACVDRYDYVVVNDDPDRAADDILAIIRAEKLRARRQRHLVEQVRAGGRIGG; encoded by the coding sequence ATGGAAGCGGGCCGAAGGGATGCCGCCCGGACCGGCCGGCGCCGCAGCGACGGCGATCCCTGGCCGGGCTTGATGATCGTCCTCTCCGCACCCTCGGGGGCCGGCAAGGGCACGATCCGCGAACGGCTGCAGCAGCGCCTGCCCGATCTGCTCTACGCCGTCTCGGTGACCACCCGGCCGCGGCGGCCCCACGAGGTGGACGGCGTGGACTACCACTTCGTGACGCCCGAGGAGTTCCAGCGGCTGGTGGAGGCCGGCGAGCTGGTGGAGTGGGCGCGGGTCTACGGCAACTACTACGGCACGCCCCGGGAGCCCATGGAGACCTGGCTCCGCGAGGGCCGCGACGTGATCTGCGAGAAGGACGTCCAGGGCGCCCTCAAGCTGATGGACATCTACCCCGAGGCGGTGTATATCTTTGCGATGCCGCCGTCGCTGGCGGAGCTCAAGCGGCGGCTGGAACGGCGGGGCACCGAATCCCCGGAGGCCAGGCGCCAGCGGCTGGCCAGCGCCGACATGGAGATGGCCTGCGTCGACCGGTACGACTACGTGGTGGTCAACGACGACCCGGACCGGGCCGCCGACGACATCCTGGCCATCATCCGGGCCGAGAAGCTGCGGGCCCGCCGGCAGCGGCACCTGGTGGAGCAGGTGCGGGCGGGCGGGCGCATCGGCGGCTAG
- the rpoZ gene encoding DNA-directed RNA polymerase subunit omega has translation MERQKRGESPRVTLDELLEKVDSKYTLVVLAARRARQLVDGAEPVVESQAAKPVTVALEELAAGKLSYVPGKAGIK, from the coding sequence ATGGAGCGTCAGAAGCGGGGCGAGTCTCCCCGGGTCACCCTGGACGAGTTGCTGGAGAAGGTGGACAGCAAGTACACCCTGGTCGTCCTGGCCGCGCGGCGTGCCCGTCAGCTGGTGGACGGCGCGGAGCCGGTGGTCGAGTCCCAGGCGGCCAAGCCGGTCACGGTGGCCCTGGAGGAGCTGGCGGCGGGCAAGCTCTCCTACGTGCCGGGCAAGGCGGGCATCAAGTGA
- the coaBC gene encoding bifunctional phosphopantothenoylcysteine decarboxylase/phosphopantothenate--cysteine ligase CoaBC, whose protein sequence is MAPGEGTPHASPLAERRVILGVSGGIAAYKAAELARRLQERGARVVTILTAGAARFVTPLTFAALTHEPVYTADDLWTPRRGVEHVRLADEADLVIVAPATAHLLGQLAAGMAGDLLTTVILATGLRVPVLLAPAMNSHMWAHPAVQANVARLRAWGYRVMDPEHGPLAEGYAGVGRMPEPAAIVARAEALLAARRDLEGRTVLVTAGPTREPLDPIRFLSNRSSGKMGFALAEAARDRGARVVLVTGPVHLPDPAGVQVIRVETAAQMLEAVLRHAPAADAVIKAAAVADFRPARPAAHKIKKEAGAPVVELEPTPDILKELGRRKAPGQVLVGFAAETQDLLENANRKIREKNLDLIVLNDVTQPGAGFEVDTNIVTLVYRDGRHEALPPMPKRQVADAILDRLPWPRVRREADAGDRTGTEAGEPSRDGERRDVAAGRGAAPSAPPMAKSRGSGGGTARGGAGS, encoded by the coding sequence ATGGCGCCGGGGGAGGGGACGCCGCACGCCAGCCCCCTGGCCGAGCGGCGGGTGATCCTCGGGGTGTCGGGCGGGATCGCCGCCTACAAGGCGGCAGAGCTGGCCCGCCGTCTGCAGGAGCGGGGGGCCCGGGTGGTGACGATCCTGACCGCCGGGGCCGCCCGCTTCGTCACGCCCTTGACCTTCGCCGCCCTCACCCATGAGCCGGTCTACACCGCCGACGACCTCTGGACGCCGCGACGCGGCGTGGAGCACGTGCGCCTGGCCGACGAGGCCGACCTGGTGATCGTGGCGCCGGCCACCGCGCACCTGCTGGGCCAGCTGGCGGCGGGGATGGCCGGCGACCTCCTCACCACGGTGATCCTGGCCACCGGCCTGCGGGTGCCGGTGCTGCTGGCGCCGGCGATGAACAGCCACATGTGGGCGCACCCGGCGGTCCAGGCCAACGTGGCGCGGCTGCGGGCGTGGGGATACCGGGTCATGGATCCGGAGCACGGCCCGTTGGCGGAGGGGTACGCCGGGGTCGGGCGCATGCCCGAGCCGGCCGCCATCGTCGCGCGGGCCGAGGCCCTGTTGGCGGCGCGTCGCGACCTGGAGGGCCGGACGGTGCTGGTCACCGCCGGTCCGACGCGGGAGCCCCTGGACCCCATCCGCTTCCTGAGCAACCGCTCGTCCGGCAAGATGGGCTTCGCCCTGGCCGAGGCGGCCCGCGACCGCGGCGCCCGGGTGGTCCTGGTGACCGGTCCCGTCCACCTCCCCGACCCCGCCGGGGTGCAGGTAATCCGGGTGGAGACGGCGGCCCAGATGCTGGAGGCGGTGCTGCGCCACGCGCCGGCGGCCGACGCGGTCATCAAGGCGGCGGCCGTCGCCGACTTCCGGCCGGCTCGCCCGGCGGCCCACAAGATCAAGAAGGAGGCGGGGGCGCCGGTGGTGGAGCTGGAGCCGACGCCCGACATCCTCAAGGAGCTGGGGCGCCGCAAGGCGCCGGGCCAGGTGCTGGTCGGGTTCGCCGCCGAGACCCAGGACCTGCTGGAGAACGCCAACCGCAAGATCCGGGAGAAGAACCTGGATCTGATCGTCCTCAACGACGTGACCCAGCCCGGCGCCGGGTTCGAGGTCGACACCAACATCGTCACCCTGGTCTACCGCGACGGTCGCCACGAGGCGCTGCCGCCCATGCCGAAGCGCCAGGTGGCCGACGCCATCCTGGACCGGCTGCCTTGGCCACGCGTCCGGCGGGAGGCCGACGCCGGCGACCGCACCGGGACGGAGGCCGGCGAGCCGTCGCGGGACGGGGAGCGGCGGGACGTCGCCGCGGGGCGGGGCGCGGCGCCGTCGGCGCCACCGATGGCCAAGTCCCGCGGATCCGGCGGCGGGACCGCGAGGGGAGGCGCAGGGTCGTGA
- the priA gene encoding primosomal protein N' has protein sequence MTTPRTGGSDPAAIAAGSAPSGAGGTAADGRCPPVAEVVVDIVAPDVDRVFHFLVPPGLRDRLEVGHRVTVPFGPRRVEGTVVGFTEQPGVPPERLRPIAALRDPVPVLTPALIDLARWMEDRYLCLFVQALRAMLPPGARGDRVRLAPRRWVRLLLDPAEARHRAETLARRAPRQAAVLERLAQAAPAAVPQGPLLAAAGAGPEAVKALARKGWVAVEEREPEPDEPAAASEPAARPPALTPEQAAAWRRLEAALAAVLGDAAGGDAPPSGGGVAARRGRGTGPGAARGGPATEPAAFLLHGVTGSGKTEIYLRAIAAALARGRGAICLVPEIALTPQTVARFRARFGSRVAVLHSAMTPAQRLATWRAIRAGRKPVVVGARSAVFAPVPNLGLIVVDEEHETSYKQEEAPRYHAREVALARARLEGAMVILGSATPAVETYHRALEGELGLLELGRRIGERPLPAVEIVDMRREFGLGHRALFSRRLVDLLRQRLAAGEQVLLFLNRRGYHTVLLCRECGFVLRCPHCDVTLTVHQLASGRRVCRCHYCDHRQVPPALCPRCGGVALHPFGLGTQKVEEAARRLFPGARIQRMDADVTARRGTHEAIYRRFAAGQIDILIGTQMIAKGWDVPGVTLVGVVSADTALHMPDFRRQERTFQLLEQVAGRAGRGPRRGLVLIQTYSPDHPCLQAVARHDYRAMYRLEAAERRELGFPPFGHLIRAVVAGPERAPVEQAASRLAAAWRRAVDEAAVPGARVTPAAPAPIERLRGRWRWHVLARAVDGAALRAATRAVMERLREAWPRDVQVQLDVDPFSML, from the coding sequence GTGACCACGCCGCGGACGGGGGGATCGGACCCGGCGGCCATCGCCGCCGGGTCCGCGCCGTCCGGCGCCGGGGGGACGGCCGCCGACGGCCGGTGTCCCCCCGTGGCGGAGGTGGTGGTCGACATCGTCGCCCCCGACGTGGACCGCGTGTTCCACTTCCTCGTGCCTCCGGGACTCCGGGACCGGCTGGAGGTGGGACACCGGGTGACCGTGCCCTTCGGCCCCCGTCGGGTGGAGGGGACCGTGGTGGGCTTCACCGAGCAGCCGGGCGTGCCGCCTGAGCGCCTGCGCCCCATCGCCGCCCTGCGCGATCCCGTCCCCGTCCTGACCCCCGCCCTCATCGATCTCGCCCGCTGGATGGAGGACCGCTACCTCTGCCTGTTCGTCCAGGCGCTGCGCGCCATGTTGCCCCCCGGGGCGCGCGGCGATCGGGTGCGCCTGGCGCCCCGCCGTTGGGTGCGCCTGCTGCTGGACCCGGCGGAGGCCCGCCATCGGGCCGAGACCCTGGCCCGGCGGGCGCCGCGGCAGGCCGCGGTGCTGGAGCGCCTCGCCCAGGCGGCTCCCGCCGCGGTGCCCCAGGGGCCGCTGCTGGCGGCCGCCGGGGCGGGCCCAGAGGCGGTCAAGGCGCTGGCCCGCAAGGGGTGGGTCGCCGTGGAGGAGCGCGAGCCGGAGCCGGACGAACCGGCCGCGGCGTCAGAGCCGGCGGCGCGGCCGCCGGCTCTGACGCCGGAGCAGGCGGCGGCCTGGCGCCGCCTGGAGGCGGCCCTGGCGGCCGTGCTGGGCGACGCGGCGGGCGGCGACGCCCCGCCGTCCGGCGGGGGCGTCGCCGCCCGCCGCGGCCGGGGAACCGGCCCCGGCGCGGCCCGCGGCGGGCCGGCGACCGAGCCCGCGGCCTTCCTCCTGCACGGCGTCACCGGCAGCGGCAAGACGGAGATCTACCTGCGGGCCATCGCCGCGGCGCTGGCCCGGGGCCGCGGCGCCATCTGCCTGGTGCCGGAGATCGCCCTGACGCCGCAGACCGTGGCGCGCTTCCGGGCCCGCTTCGGCTCGCGGGTGGCGGTGCTGCACAGCGCCATGACCCCGGCCCAGCGGCTCGCCACCTGGCGGGCCATCCGCGCCGGGCGCAAGCCGGTGGTGGTGGGGGCGCGCTCCGCGGTCTTCGCCCCCGTGCCCAACCTCGGCCTGATCGTGGTGGACGAGGAGCACGAGACCAGCTACAAGCAGGAGGAGGCGCCGCGGTACCACGCGCGGGAGGTGGCCCTGGCCCGGGCGCGGCTGGAGGGGGCGATGGTGATCCTGGGCAGCGCCACCCCCGCGGTCGAGACGTACCACCGGGCCCTGGAGGGCGAACTGGGGCTGCTGGAGCTGGGGCGGCGCATCGGCGAGCGCCCCCTGCCCGCGGTGGAGATCGTGGACATGCGGCGGGAGTTCGGGCTGGGGCATCGCGCCCTCTTCAGCCGCCGCCTCGTGGACCTGCTGCGGCAGCGGCTGGCCGCGGGCGAGCAGGTGCTGCTCTTCCTCAACCGCCGCGGCTACCACACCGTGCTCCTCTGCCGGGAGTGCGGGTTCGTCCTGCGCTGTCCCCACTGCGACGTCACGCTGACCGTGCATCAGCTGGCCTCGGGGCGGCGGGTCTGCCGGTGCCACTACTGCGACCACCGCCAGGTGCCGCCGGCGCTGTGCCCCCGCTGCGGGGGCGTGGCCCTTCACCCCTTCGGGCTCGGCACCCAGAAGGTGGAGGAGGCCGCCCGGCGCCTCTTCCCCGGCGCCCGCATCCAGCGCATGGACGCGGACGTCACCGCCCGGCGCGGCACCCACGAGGCCATCTACCGGCGGTTCGCCGCGGGGCAGATCGACATCTTGATCGGCACCCAGATGATCGCCAAGGGCTGGGACGTCCCCGGCGTGACCCTGGTCGGCGTGGTGTCAGCCGACACCGCGCTGCACATGCCCGACTTCCGACGGCAGGAGCGCACGTTCCAGCTGTTGGAGCAGGTGGCGGGCCGAGCGGGGCGCGGGCCCCGGCGCGGCCTGGTGCTGATCCAGACCTACAGCCCCGACCATCCCTGCCTCCAGGCGGTGGCGCGCCACGACTACCGGGCGATGTACCGCCTGGAGGCCGCGGAGCGCCGCGAGCTAGGGTTTCCGCCCTTCGGGCATCTGATCCGCGCGGTGGTGGCCGGGCCCGAACGGGCGCCGGTGGAACAGGCGGCCAGCCGGCTGGCGGCCGCGTGGCGGCGGGCGGTGGACGAGGCGGCGGTGCCGGGGGCACGGGTCACCCCCGCGGCCCCGGCGCCCATCGAGCGGTTGCGCGGTCGCTGGCGCTGGCACGTCCTGGCCCGGGCCGTCGACGGCGCGGCCCTGCGGGCCGCCACCCGGGCGGTGATGGAGCGGCTGCGCGAGGCGTGGCCGCGGGACGTGCAGGTCCAGCTGGACGTGGATCCCTTCAGCATGCTATAG
- the fmt gene encoding methionyl-tRNA formyltransferase yields MAEGPRRQGRRGDRRPQAEPLPIVKGADQPVLRTPAQPVPKVTREIRRLLDRMAATMYAADGIGLAAPQVGVSKRIIVVDVGDGLIELINPEIVRRGEATEAGYEGCLSLPRILAEVERPTSVQVTGLDRRGRRVWVEAEGLLARCLQHEIDHLDGVLITDRARKVVELPPESELRVVFMGTPAFAVPSLEELLRRQVRVVGVVTQPDRPQGRGLAPAAPPVKVVAQAHDLPVLQPERLDEAVVAQLEAWRPDLLVVVAYGKILPPAVLAVPRLGAINLHASLLPRHRGAAPIQRAILAGDRVTGVSTMWMDEGLDTGDIILQREVPLDEAITAGQLHDRLARAGAELLGETLRLVAEGKAPRRPQDPAQATSAPRLRPEEEWVDWNRPAVEVARRIRALDPRPGARTLWRGRILKLFGATVTPPQAAAPGADGAKATGAGGDRGPEPRGGQGGAASADPPAPPPGTIVAVRPEAVAVQCLNEPVWIRRLQPAGRRPLTPQEMVNGYRLAVGERLLAPAEAGSSDAASAGPAPHGPGVEAVEARGR; encoded by the coding sequence ATGGCCGAGGGCCCGCGGCGGCAGGGGCGGCGCGGGGACCGGCGACCGCAGGCCGAGCCGCTGCCCATCGTCAAGGGCGCGGACCAACCGGTGTTGCGGACGCCGGCCCAGCCGGTCCCCAAGGTGACGCGGGAGATCCGGCGGCTGCTGGACCGCATGGCGGCCACCATGTACGCCGCCGACGGGATCGGCCTGGCGGCCCCGCAGGTCGGCGTCTCCAAGCGCATCATCGTGGTCGACGTCGGCGACGGGCTGATCGAGCTGATCAACCCCGAGATCGTGCGCCGGGGCGAGGCGACGGAGGCCGGCTACGAGGGCTGCCTCTCGCTGCCGCGCATCCTGGCGGAGGTGGAGCGGCCCACGTCCGTCCAGGTGACCGGCCTCGATCGGCGCGGTCGCCGCGTCTGGGTGGAGGCGGAGGGCCTGCTGGCCCGGTGCCTGCAGCACGAGATCGACCACCTGGACGGCGTGCTGATCACCGACCGCGCCCGCAAGGTGGTGGAGCTGCCGCCGGAGAGCGAGCTGCGGGTGGTCTTCATGGGCACCCCGGCCTTCGCCGTGCCCAGCCTGGAGGAACTCCTGCGGCGGCAGGTGCGGGTGGTCGGCGTGGTCACCCAGCCGGACCGCCCCCAGGGTCGGGGGCTGGCGCCGGCGGCGCCGCCGGTCAAGGTGGTGGCCCAGGCGCACGACCTGCCCGTGCTGCAGCCCGAGCGGCTGGACGAGGCGGTGGTCGCGCAGCTGGAGGCGTGGCGGCCCGACCTGCTGGTGGTGGTCGCCTACGGCAAGATCCTGCCGCCCGCGGTGCTGGCGGTGCCGCGGCTGGGGGCCATCAACCTCCACGCCTCCCTGCTCCCCCGCCACCGCGGAGCGGCACCGATCCAGCGGGCGATCCTGGCCGGCGACCGGGTGACCGGCGTCAGCACCATGTGGATGGACGAGGGCCTGGACACGGGCGACATCATCCTCCAGCGGGAGGTCCCGCTGGACGAGGCGATCACGGCGGGCCAGCTCCACGACCGTCTGGCCCGGGCGGGTGCCGAGCTCCTGGGCGAGACCCTGCGCCTGGTGGCCGAGGGCAAGGCGCCGCGCCGTCCCCAGGACCCGGCGCAGGCGACGTCGGCGCCCAGGTTGCGGCCCGAGGAGGAGTGGGTGGACTGGAACCGGCCCGCCGTCGAGGTGGCCCGGCGGATCCGCGCCTTGGATCCGCGGCCGGGCGCCCGCACCCTCTGGCGCGGTCGGATCCTCAAGCTGTTTGGCGCCACCGTGACGCCACCCCAGGCGGCCGCGCCGGGGGCCGACGGGGCCAAGGCGACCGGGGCCGGAGGCGACCGGGGGCCGGAGCCCCGCGGCGGGCAGGGAGGGGCGGCGTCGGCGGATCCACCGGCACCGCCGCCGGGGACCATCGTGGCCGTGCGGCCCGAGGCCGTGGCCGTGCAGTGCCTGAACGAACCGGTGTGGATCCGCCGCCTGCAGCCGGCGGGCCGGCGGCCCCTGACGCCCCAGGAGATGGTCAACGGCTACCGCTTGGCCGTGGGCGAGCGCTTGCTCGCCCCGGCGGAGGCCGGTTCGTCCGATGCGGCGTCCGCCGGCCCGGCGCCCCACGGCCCGGGCGTCGAGGCCGTGGAGGCCCGCGGCCGCTAG
- a CDS encoding zinc metallopeptidase: MFVFDPLYMLFVGPALLLALWAQSKVSSAYATYARVRAANGLTGAEVARQLLHQAGIDDVRVEPIGGRLTDHYDPRSKVVRLSEGVYYGSTVAAQGIAAHEVGHAIQHATGYVWLGLRNAIIPATQFGSQLAFPLFFLGLILNLTSLVDLGILLFSLAVLFQVITLPVEFNASSRALAALAGGGYLRGEEVRGARAVLQAAALTYVAAMVMAVMQLLYLLALRGRRE, encoded by the coding sequence GTGTTCGTCTTCGACCCCCTGTACATGCTGTTCGTCGGGCCGGCCCTGCTGCTGGCGCTGTGGGCGCAGAGCAAGGTCTCGTCGGCCTACGCTACCTACGCCCGGGTGCGGGCGGCCAACGGCCTCACCGGGGCGGAGGTGGCGCGGCAGCTGCTGCACCAGGCGGGGATCGACGACGTGCGGGTCGAGCCCATCGGCGGGCGGCTGACCGACCACTACGACCCGCGCAGCAAGGTGGTGCGCCTGTCGGAGGGCGTCTACTACGGCTCCACCGTGGCGGCCCAGGGGATTGCCGCCCACGAGGTCGGCCATGCGATCCAACACGCCACGGGGTACGTGTGGCTCGGCCTGCGCAACGCCATCATCCCCGCCACCCAGTTCGGCTCGCAGCTGGCGTTTCCGCTGTTCTTCCTAGGACTCATCCTGAACCTGACGTCGCTGGTCGACCTGGGCATCCTGTTGTTCAGCCTGGCGGTGCTGTTCCAGGTGATCACCCTGCCCGTGGAGTTCAACGCCTCCAGCCGCGCGCTGGCGGCCCTGGCCGGCGGCGGCTACCTCCGCGGGGAGGAGGTGCGGGGCGCCCGGGCGGTGCTGCAGGCGGCCGCCCTGACCTACGTGGCGGCCATGGTGATGGCGGTGATGCAGCTGCTCTACCTGCTGGCCCTGCGCGGGCGCCGGGAGTGA
- the rsmB gene encoding 16S rRNA (cytosine(967)-C(5))-methyltransferase RsmB yields MIAAGDGQRGAPAGRPLDVEGAGGDGTRGEPGGGTGGPSSGAPPGAAPPAARPPVPTGAHRAAVGGGTAKDAAARAGEGAPARPPVPAGAGGVGRQGAPGAAGAPVRAGVATGAGDPGRAPVAPRAGDAARPRTPGSGAAVSGRDAAFQALLAAETGSVYVDQALTRVLRRAALSARERALATELAYGVARRQGTLDWALAHFSRRAPERLDPPVRVALRLGAYQLWYLDRIPAHAAVDESVRLVRRHGPAYAAGYVNAVLRAAVRRGFPHAAVPPRERDLAGHLALVHAHPRWLVDRWLARLGPEETERLLAANNRVPPLSARVNRLRAEPQAVAAALADRGVPVEPGRFVPEALRIGHGVQPAELEAFREGALTWQDESSMLAVHVLDPQPGELVVDVAAAPGGKSTHIAERMGDRGRVVACDVDRRRLAKVGEAARRLGLRCIERLALDGRRLPERLGGRADRVLADVPCTGLGVIARRPDLRWRKAPGDVEALARLQRELLRAAAACLRPGGVLVYSTCTTEPEENQQVVEAFLAEAGGALVAEDLRPWLPAPLQDEPGTERGWIQLWPHRHGVDGFFIARLRRVR; encoded by the coding sequence ATGATCGCAGCTGGTGACGGCCAGCGGGGGGCGCCGGCGGGGCGCCCCCTCGACGTGGAGGGCGCGGGGGGCGACGGGACGCGGGGGGAGCCGGGCGGCGGCACCGGTGGCCCCTCGTCGGGCGCGCCCCCCGGCGCGGCGCCGCCGGCCGCACGGCCACCGGTGCCCACCGGCGCCCACCGCGCCGCCGTGGGCGGCGGCACGGCCAAGGACGCTGCGGCACGGGCCGGGGAGGGTGCGCCGGCGCGGCCTCCCGTGCCGGCGGGTGCAGGCGGCGTGGGGCGCCAGGGGGCGCCGGGCGCGGCGGGGGCCCCGGTCCGCGCCGGCGTGGCGACGGGCGCCGGTGACCCGGGGCGCGCTCCCGTGGCCCCACGCGCAGGCGACGCGGCGCGCCCCCGCACGCCGGGGAGCGGCGCCGCCGTCAGCGGCCGGGACGCGGCCTTCCAGGCGCTCCTGGCCGCGGAGACGGGGTCGGTCTACGTGGACCAGGCCCTGACCAGGGTCCTGCGTCGGGCCGCGCTCTCCGCCCGCGAGCGGGCGCTGGCCACCGAGCTGGCCTACGGCGTGGCCCGGCGCCAGGGGACGCTGGACTGGGCCCTGGCGCACTTCTCCCGCCGGGCGCCGGAGCGCCTGGACCCGCCGGTGCGGGTCGCCCTGCGGCTGGGCGCCTACCAGCTCTGGTACCTGGACCGCATCCCCGCCCACGCCGCCGTGGACGAGTCCGTCCGGCTGGTGCGCCGCCACGGCCCGGCCTATGCCGCCGGGTACGTCAATGCCGTCCTGCGCGCCGCCGTCCGCCGCGGCTTCCCCCACGCGGCCGTGCCGCCGCGGGAGCGGGACCTGGCGGGCCACCTGGCCCTGGTCCATGCCCACCCGCGGTGGCTGGTGGACCGCTGGCTGGCCCGGCTGGGGCCGGAGGAGACCGAGCGGCTGCTGGCGGCCAACAACCGGGTCCCCCCGCTGTCGGCCCGCGTCAACCGGCTGCGCGCCGAGCCCCAGGCGGTGGCCGCCGCCCTGGCCGACCGGGGGGTGCCGGTGGAGCCGGGCCGGTTCGTCCCCGAGGCCTTGCGCATCGGCCACGGCGTGCAGCCGGCGGAGCTCGAGGCCTTCCGGGAGGGGGCCTTGACGTGGCAGGACGAGAGCTCCATGCTGGCGGTGCACGTCCTCGACCCCCAGCCGGGGGAGCTGGTGGTGGACGTGGCCGCCGCCCCGGGCGGCAAGTCCACCCACATCGCCGAGCGCATGGGCGACCGCGGCCGGGTGGTGGCCTGCGACGTCGATCGGCGCCGGCTGGCCAAGGTGGGCGAGGCGGCCCGGCGGCTGGGCCTGCGATGCATCGAGCGCCTGGCGTTGGACGGGCGCCGGTTGCCCGAGCGGCTGGGCGGGCGAGCCGATCGGGTCCTGGCCGACGTGCCGTGTACCGGCCTGGGCGTCATCGCCCGGCGACCCGACCTGCGCTGGCGCAAGGCGCCGGGGGACGTGGAGGCCCTGGCCCGGCTGCAGCGGGAGCTGTTGCGGGCCGCGGCGGCCTGCCTCCGGCCGGGGGGCGTGCTGGTCTACAGCACGTGCACCACGGAGCCCGAGGAGAACCAGCAGGTCGTCGAGGCCTTCCTGGCGGAGGCAGGCGGCGCCCTGGTCGCAGAGGACCTGCGGCCCTGGCTGCCGGCGCCGCTTCAAGACGAACCCGGCACCGAGCGAGGCTGGATCCAGCTCTGGCCCCATCGCCACGGGGTCGACGGGTTCTTCATCGCGCGGCTGCGGCGGGTGCGGTGA